In a single window of the Diachasmimorpha longicaudata isolate KC_UGA_2023 chromosome 16, iyDiaLong2, whole genome shotgun sequence genome:
- the LOC135170187 gene encoding N(6)-adenine-specific methyltransferase METTL4 isoform X6, with the protein MSLLLTTETGWILSHLKYINKMYIDIKKGDQEFELNFYNKLFDINSQYLRDNQFEKAIDGVIDEDNHKGEKRKRKRKRKVEIDSSILNEIKFVKENFEGIMSDRVRASIFLRTEGRWGVVDNNKIAREGSNDFFQRSFGGFDEFFGRNSRDQAVVESIKGVEYVFPENCEFYSHDVRNIGEMLEGREFDFVLMDPPWWNKFVRRTKDRMNETGYKMMYNDELLKIPIEKLLTSNGVIAVWCSNAQSHYCDIIEKIFPSWGIKPISTWYWVKVTQTGYPICNFRYESVKQPYELIIFGAKIMNDEVKIPDKRIMISVPSSVHSHKPPLTEVIKPFLPENPRCLEIFARYLLPHWTSYGLENSGIP; encoded by the exons ATGTCTCTGTTGTTGACAACTGAAACTGGATGGATTCTATCCCACttaaaatacataaataaaatgtatATAGACATTAAAAAAGGAGATCAAGAGttcgaattgaatttttacaacAAATTGTTCGATATAAATAGTCAATATCTCCGGGACAATCAATTTGAGAAGGCGATTGATGGAGTGATTGACGAAGATAATCATAAGGGCGAgaagaggaagaggaagaGAAAGAGGAAAGTGGAAATTGATTCCTCGAtcttaaatgaaattaaatttgttaAGGAGAATTTTGAGGGAATAATGAGTGACAGAGTGAGAGCATCAATTTTCCTGAGGACAGAGGGAAGATGGGGGGTTGTGGATAACAATAAGATCGCTCGGGAAGGCTCCAATGATTTCTTCCAGAGAAGTTTTGGTGGGTTTGATGAGTTCTTTGGAAGGAACTCGAGGGATCAGGCTGTTGTAGAGAGCATCAAAGGGGTAGAGTATGTGTTCCCTGAGAATTGTGAGTTCTACTCGCACGATGTAAGGAACATTGGGGAAATGTTAGAGGGGAGAGAGTTTGATTTTGTGTTGATGGACCCTCCCTGGTGGAATAAATTCGTCAGGAGGACGAAAGACAGGATGAACGAGACTGG GTATAAAATGATGTATAATGACGAGCTGCTCAAAATACCCATTGAGAAATTATTAACATCGAATGGAGTCATTGCAGTCTGGTGTAGCAATGCCCAGAGTCATTATTGTGATATTATTGAGAAAATCTTCCCGAGTTGGGGGATTAAACCGATTAGCACTTGGTATTGGGTCAAG GTAACCCAGACTGGATACCCCATCTGCAATTTTCGTTACGAATCCGTGAAGCAGCCTTatgaattgattatttttggtGCAAAAATTATGAACGATGAAGTTAAGATCCCAGATAAGAGGATAATGATTAGTGTACCGAGCTCGGTACATTCTCACAAGCCTCCATTAACAG AGGTCATTAAACCATTTCTTCCTGAAAATCCAAGGTGCCTGGAAATATTCGCACGATATTTACTCCCTCACTGGACCAGCTATGGACTTGAA AACTCAGGGATTCCCTGA
- the LOC135170187 gene encoding N(6)-adenine-specific methyltransferase METTL4 isoform X5, which translates to MSLLLTTETGWILSHLKYINKMYIDIKKGDQEFELNFYNKLFDINSQYLRDNQFEKAIDGVIDEDNHKGEKRKRKRKRKVEIDSSILNEIKFVKENFEGIMSDRVRASIFLRTEGRWGVVDNNKIAREGSNDFFQRSFGGFDEFFGRNSRDQAVVESIKGVEYVFPENCEFYSHDVRNIGEMLEGREFDFVLMDPPWWNKFVRRTKDRMNETGYKMMYNDELLKIPIEKLLTSNGVIAVWCSNAQSHYCDIIEKIFPSWGIKPISTWYWVKVTQTGYPICNFRYESVKQPYELIIFGAKIMNDEVKIPDKRIMISVPSSVHSHKPPLTEVIKPFLPENPRCLEIFARYLLPHWTSYGLEEQGTPYSPEVITET; encoded by the exons ATGTCTCTGTTGTTGACAACTGAAACTGGATGGATTCTATCCCACttaaaatacataaataaaatgtatATAGACATTAAAAAAGGAGATCAAGAGttcgaattgaatttttacaacAAATTGTTCGATATAAATAGTCAATATCTCCGGGACAATCAATTTGAGAAGGCGATTGATGGAGTGATTGACGAAGATAATCATAAGGGCGAgaagaggaagaggaagaGAAAGAGGAAAGTGGAAATTGATTCCTCGAtcttaaatgaaattaaatttgttaAGGAGAATTTTGAGGGAATAATGAGTGACAGAGTGAGAGCATCAATTTTCCTGAGGACAGAGGGAAGATGGGGGGTTGTGGATAACAATAAGATCGCTCGGGAAGGCTCCAATGATTTCTTCCAGAGAAGTTTTGGTGGGTTTGATGAGTTCTTTGGAAGGAACTCGAGGGATCAGGCTGTTGTAGAGAGCATCAAAGGGGTAGAGTATGTGTTCCCTGAGAATTGTGAGTTCTACTCGCACGATGTAAGGAACATTGGGGAAATGTTAGAGGGGAGAGAGTTTGATTTTGTGTTGATGGACCCTCCCTGGTGGAATAAATTCGTCAGGAGGACGAAAGACAGGATGAACGAGACTGG GTATAAAATGATGTATAATGACGAGCTGCTCAAAATACCCATTGAGAAATTATTAACATCGAATGGAGTCATTGCAGTCTGGTGTAGCAATGCCCAGAGTCATTATTGTGATATTATTGAGAAAATCTTCCCGAGTTGGGGGATTAAACCGATTAGCACTTGGTATTGGGTCAAG GTAACCCAGACTGGATACCCCATCTGCAATTTTCGTTACGAATCCGTGAAGCAGCCTTatgaattgattatttttggtGCAAAAATTATGAACGATGAAGTTAAGATCCCAGATAAGAGGATAATGATTAGTGTACCGAGCTCGGTACATTCTCACAAGCCTCCATTAACAG AGGTCATTAAACCATTTCTTCCTGAAAATCCAAGGTGCCTGGAAATATTCGCACGATATTTACTCCCTCACTGGACCAGCTATGGACTTGAA GAACAGGGAACTCCTTATTCTCCAGAAGTCATTACTGAAACTTGA
- the LOC135170187 gene encoding N(6)-adenine-specific methyltransferase METTL4 isoform X3, with amino-acid sequence MSLLLTTETGWILSHLKYINKMYIDIKKGDQEFELNFYNKLFDINSQYLRDNQFEKAIDGVIDEDNHKGEKRKRKRKRKVEIDSSILNEIKFVKENFEGIMSDRVRASIFLRTEGRWGVVDNNKIAREGSNDFFQRSFGGFDEFFGRNSRDQAVVESIKGVEYVFPENCEFYSHDVRNIGEMLEGREFDFVLMDPPWWNKFVRRTKDRMNETGYKMMYNDELLKIPIEKLLTSNGVIAVWCSNAQSHYCDIIEKIFPSWGIKPISTWYWVKVTQTGYPICNFRYESVKQPYELIIFGAKIMNDEVKIPDKRIMISVPSSVHSHKPPLTEVIKPFLPENPRCLEIFARYLLPHWTSYGLEVLKFQHQWLFKNRELLILQKSLLKLDFPENRSTLTCGVGIR; translated from the exons ATGTCTCTGTTGTTGACAACTGAAACTGGATGGATTCTATCCCACttaaaatacataaataaaatgtatATAGACATTAAAAAAGGAGATCAAGAGttcgaattgaatttttacaacAAATTGTTCGATATAAATAGTCAATATCTCCGGGACAATCAATTTGAGAAGGCGATTGATGGAGTGATTGACGAAGATAATCATAAGGGCGAgaagaggaagaggaagaGAAAGAGGAAAGTGGAAATTGATTCCTCGAtcttaaatgaaattaaatttgttaAGGAGAATTTTGAGGGAATAATGAGTGACAGAGTGAGAGCATCAATTTTCCTGAGGACAGAGGGAAGATGGGGGGTTGTGGATAACAATAAGATCGCTCGGGAAGGCTCCAATGATTTCTTCCAGAGAAGTTTTGGTGGGTTTGATGAGTTCTTTGGAAGGAACTCGAGGGATCAGGCTGTTGTAGAGAGCATCAAAGGGGTAGAGTATGTGTTCCCTGAGAATTGTGAGTTCTACTCGCACGATGTAAGGAACATTGGGGAAATGTTAGAGGGGAGAGAGTTTGATTTTGTGTTGATGGACCCTCCCTGGTGGAATAAATTCGTCAGGAGGACGAAAGACAGGATGAACGAGACTGG GTATAAAATGATGTATAATGACGAGCTGCTCAAAATACCCATTGAGAAATTATTAACATCGAATGGAGTCATTGCAGTCTGGTGTAGCAATGCCCAGAGTCATTATTGTGATATTATTGAGAAAATCTTCCCGAGTTGGGGGATTAAACCGATTAGCACTTGGTATTGGGTCAAG GTAACCCAGACTGGATACCCCATCTGCAATTTTCGTTACGAATCCGTGAAGCAGCCTTatgaattgattatttttggtGCAAAAATTATGAACGATGAAGTTAAGATCCCAGATAAGAGGATAATGATTAGTGTACCGAGCTCGGTACATTCTCACAAGCCTCCATTAACAG AGGTCATTAAACCATTTCTTCCTGAAAATCCAAGGTGCCTGGAAATATTCGCACGATATTTACTCCCTCACTGGACCAGCTATGGACTTGAAGTACTAAAATTTCAACATCAGTGGCTTTTTAA GAACAGGGAACTCCTTATTCTCCAGAAGTCATTACTGAAACTTGATTTCCCAGAAAATCGAAG TACGTTGACATGCGGCGTCGGAATCCGTTGA
- the LOC135170187 gene encoding N(6)-adenine-specific methyltransferase METTL4 isoform X2, producing the protein MSLLLTTETGWILSHLKYINKMYIDIKKGDQEFELNFYNKLFDINSQYLRDNQFEKAIDGVIDEDNHKGEKRKRKRKRKVEIDSSILNEIKFVKENFEGIMSDRVRASIFLRTEGRWGVVDNNKIAREGSNDFFQRSFGGFDEFFGRNSRDQAVVESIKGVEYVFPENCEFYSHDVRNIGEMLEGREFDFVLMDPPWWNKFVRRTKDRMNETGYKMMYNDELLKIPIEKLLTSNGVIAVWCSNAQSHYCDIIEKIFPSWGIKPISTWYWVKVTQTGYPICNFRYESVKQPYELIIFGAKIMNDEVKIPDKRIMISVPSSVHSHKPPLTEVIKPFLPENPRCLEIFARYLLPHWTSYGLEVLKFQHQWLFKNRELLILQKSLLKLDFPENRRTQGFPESFCRIHTK; encoded by the exons ATGTCTCTGTTGTTGACAACTGAAACTGGATGGATTCTATCCCACttaaaatacataaataaaatgtatATAGACATTAAAAAAGGAGATCAAGAGttcgaattgaatttttacaacAAATTGTTCGATATAAATAGTCAATATCTCCGGGACAATCAATTTGAGAAGGCGATTGATGGAGTGATTGACGAAGATAATCATAAGGGCGAgaagaggaagaggaagaGAAAGAGGAAAGTGGAAATTGATTCCTCGAtcttaaatgaaattaaatttgttaAGGAGAATTTTGAGGGAATAATGAGTGACAGAGTGAGAGCATCAATTTTCCTGAGGACAGAGGGAAGATGGGGGGTTGTGGATAACAATAAGATCGCTCGGGAAGGCTCCAATGATTTCTTCCAGAGAAGTTTTGGTGGGTTTGATGAGTTCTTTGGAAGGAACTCGAGGGATCAGGCTGTTGTAGAGAGCATCAAAGGGGTAGAGTATGTGTTCCCTGAGAATTGTGAGTTCTACTCGCACGATGTAAGGAACATTGGGGAAATGTTAGAGGGGAGAGAGTTTGATTTTGTGTTGATGGACCCTCCCTGGTGGAATAAATTCGTCAGGAGGACGAAAGACAGGATGAACGAGACTGG GTATAAAATGATGTATAATGACGAGCTGCTCAAAATACCCATTGAGAAATTATTAACATCGAATGGAGTCATTGCAGTCTGGTGTAGCAATGCCCAGAGTCATTATTGTGATATTATTGAGAAAATCTTCCCGAGTTGGGGGATTAAACCGATTAGCACTTGGTATTGGGTCAAG GTAACCCAGACTGGATACCCCATCTGCAATTTTCGTTACGAATCCGTGAAGCAGCCTTatgaattgattatttttggtGCAAAAATTATGAACGATGAAGTTAAGATCCCAGATAAGAGGATAATGATTAGTGTACCGAGCTCGGTACATTCTCACAAGCCTCCATTAACAG AGGTCATTAAACCATTTCTTCCTGAAAATCCAAGGTGCCTGGAAATATTCGCACGATATTTACTCCCTCACTGGACCAGCTATGGACTTGAAGTACTAAAATTTCAACATCAGTGGCTTTTTAA GAACAGGGAACTCCTTATTCTCCAGAAGTCATTACTGAAACTTGATTTCCCAGAAAATCGAAG AACTCAGGGATTCCCTGAAAGTTTTTGCAGAATTCACACAAAATAG
- the LOC135170187 gene encoding DNA N6-methyl methyltransferase isoform X1 codes for MSLLLTTETGWILSHLKYINKMYIDIKKGDQEFELNFYNKLFDINSQYLRDNQFEKAIDGVIDEDNHKGEKRKRKRKRKVEIDSSILNEIKFVKENFEGIMSDRVRASIFLRTEGRWGVVDNNKIAREGSNDFFQRSFGGFDEFFGRNSRDQAVVESIKGVEYVFPENCEFYSHDVRNIGEMLEGREFDFVLMDPPWWNKFVRRTKDRMNETGYKMMYNDELLKIPIEKLLTSNGVIAVWCSNAQSHYCDIIEKIFPSWGIKPISTWYWVKVTQTGYPICNFRYESVKQPYELIIFGAKIMNDEVKIPDKRIMISVPSSVHSHKPPLTEVIKPFLPENPRCLEIFARYLLPHWTSYGLEYVDMRRRNPLIPTSPNNRHCPHAYLTTVRDRDVYLVYLFCCLCCNNRGYACDDQQK; via the exons ATGTCTCTGTTGTTGACAACTGAAACTGGATGGATTCTATCCCACttaaaatacataaataaaatgtatATAGACATTAAAAAAGGAGATCAAGAGttcgaattgaatttttacaacAAATTGTTCGATATAAATAGTCAATATCTCCGGGACAATCAATTTGAGAAGGCGATTGATGGAGTGATTGACGAAGATAATCATAAGGGCGAgaagaggaagaggaagaGAAAGAGGAAAGTGGAAATTGATTCCTCGAtcttaaatgaaattaaatttgttaAGGAGAATTTTGAGGGAATAATGAGTGACAGAGTGAGAGCATCAATTTTCCTGAGGACAGAGGGAAGATGGGGGGTTGTGGATAACAATAAGATCGCTCGGGAAGGCTCCAATGATTTCTTCCAGAGAAGTTTTGGTGGGTTTGATGAGTTCTTTGGAAGGAACTCGAGGGATCAGGCTGTTGTAGAGAGCATCAAAGGGGTAGAGTATGTGTTCCCTGAGAATTGTGAGTTCTACTCGCACGATGTAAGGAACATTGGGGAAATGTTAGAGGGGAGAGAGTTTGATTTTGTGTTGATGGACCCTCCCTGGTGGAATAAATTCGTCAGGAGGACGAAAGACAGGATGAACGAGACTGG GTATAAAATGATGTATAATGACGAGCTGCTCAAAATACCCATTGAGAAATTATTAACATCGAATGGAGTCATTGCAGTCTGGTGTAGCAATGCCCAGAGTCATTATTGTGATATTATTGAGAAAATCTTCCCGAGTTGGGGGATTAAACCGATTAGCACTTGGTATTGGGTCAAG GTAACCCAGACTGGATACCCCATCTGCAATTTTCGTTACGAATCCGTGAAGCAGCCTTatgaattgattatttttggtGCAAAAATTATGAACGATGAAGTTAAGATCCCAGATAAGAGGATAATGATTAGTGTACCGAGCTCGGTACATTCTCACAAGCCTCCATTAACAG AGGTCATTAAACCATTTCTTCCTGAAAATCCAAGGTGCCTGGAAATATTCGCACGATATTTACTCCCTCACTGGACCAGCTATGGACTTGAA TACGTTGACATGCGGCGTCGGAATCCGTTGATCCCCACTTCACCCAACAATAGGCACTGTCCCCATGCATATTTGACTACAGTGCGTGACCGTGACGTTTACCTGGTTTACCTGTTCTGTTGTCTCTGTTGTAACAACAGAGGTTACGCCTGTGACGACCAACAAAAATGA
- the LOC135170187 gene encoding N(6)-adenine-specific methyltransferase METTL4 isoform X4: MSLLLTTETGWILSHLKYINKMYIDIKKGDQEFELNFYNKLFDINSQYLRDNQFEKAIDGVIDEDNHKGEKRKRKRKRKVEIDSSILNEIKFVKENFEGIMSDRVRASIFLRTEGRWGVVDNNKIAREGSNDFFQRSFGGFDEFFGRNSRDQAVVESIKGVEYVFPENCEFYSHDVRNIGEMLEGREFDFVLMDPPWWNKFVRRTKDRMNETGYKMMYNDELLKIPIEKLLTSNGVIAVWCSNAQSHYCDIIEKIFPSWGIKPISTWYWVKVTQTGYPICNFRYESVKQPYELIIFGAKIMNDEVKIPDKRIMISVPSSVHSHKPPLTEVIKPFLPENPRCLEIFARYLLPHWTSYGLEVLKFQHQWLFKTQGFPESFCRIHTK, from the exons ATGTCTCTGTTGTTGACAACTGAAACTGGATGGATTCTATCCCACttaaaatacataaataaaatgtatATAGACATTAAAAAAGGAGATCAAGAGttcgaattgaatttttacaacAAATTGTTCGATATAAATAGTCAATATCTCCGGGACAATCAATTTGAGAAGGCGATTGATGGAGTGATTGACGAAGATAATCATAAGGGCGAgaagaggaagaggaagaGAAAGAGGAAAGTGGAAATTGATTCCTCGAtcttaaatgaaattaaatttgttaAGGAGAATTTTGAGGGAATAATGAGTGACAGAGTGAGAGCATCAATTTTCCTGAGGACAGAGGGAAGATGGGGGGTTGTGGATAACAATAAGATCGCTCGGGAAGGCTCCAATGATTTCTTCCAGAGAAGTTTTGGTGGGTTTGATGAGTTCTTTGGAAGGAACTCGAGGGATCAGGCTGTTGTAGAGAGCATCAAAGGGGTAGAGTATGTGTTCCCTGAGAATTGTGAGTTCTACTCGCACGATGTAAGGAACATTGGGGAAATGTTAGAGGGGAGAGAGTTTGATTTTGTGTTGATGGACCCTCCCTGGTGGAATAAATTCGTCAGGAGGACGAAAGACAGGATGAACGAGACTGG GTATAAAATGATGTATAATGACGAGCTGCTCAAAATACCCATTGAGAAATTATTAACATCGAATGGAGTCATTGCAGTCTGGTGTAGCAATGCCCAGAGTCATTATTGTGATATTATTGAGAAAATCTTCCCGAGTTGGGGGATTAAACCGATTAGCACTTGGTATTGGGTCAAG GTAACCCAGACTGGATACCCCATCTGCAATTTTCGTTACGAATCCGTGAAGCAGCCTTatgaattgattatttttggtGCAAAAATTATGAACGATGAAGTTAAGATCCCAGATAAGAGGATAATGATTAGTGTACCGAGCTCGGTACATTCTCACAAGCCTCCATTAACAG AGGTCATTAAACCATTTCTTCCTGAAAATCCAAGGTGCCTGGAAATATTCGCACGATATTTACTCCCTCACTGGACCAGCTATGGACTTGAAGTACTAAAATTTCAACATCAGTGGCTTTTTAA AACTCAGGGATTCCCTGAAAGTTTTTGCAGAATTCACACAAAATAG